One Fretibacterium sp. OH1220_COT-178 genomic region harbors:
- a CDS encoding SH3 domain-containing protein produces the protein MMRWIILALSLGASLTSLVHGVFVLFGFLVAGGGSSPWVSGGLPILSAFLALIGGIVAFNCSKVGIAFLGLAALLCLFAPVDVWIYGSVYLIAAMLGFFLPRRSDLLDYEDYDYDDQDCADDDEELPIDFPPRRHERAARISLSHQEREKRIPLSTSPEEPPKVRRRTSKTCPTCGASVAIDHRFCPTCGSSLHIPTVPEPEEALKTEVPVQPDASERGAEAESAPWSPKAAFVSPAGESSPSSPDLGEDDDSEPEQVGQEGLFQEEEMEIPLPHKVFVKPLREETLIPTRPLSIDPDTSYQEFSRYTRRRKRRTRPLGRRILGLLLLFAVVGGGTWFLLGLRKLPEDKLPVLPPVSQVEVPPTPRSIDVVAQPLTKNGTSDVSGELPSLPSLGELPDRGIVTGSNVNLREEHSTASKSLTRLGLNAQAELLESWTGVSGTLSGVWYRVRSGGKEGWIYGQYFLPLGKNLPKGYTDALLHSFGGSRNEAAAKLGRPAQNKAASLEWQGLTLSLKDDAVSRLQVSSSRYPLRNGVTVGMTQDVLFKTMGYPSALASGQLRYLEEPKRGVAVRIGKDGKITAITVGSL, from the coding sequence ATGATGCGTTGGATCATTTTGGCGTTGTCCTTGGGCGCGTCCCTTACGTCCCTGGTTCATGGGGTGTTTGTGCTCTTCGGCTTTCTGGTGGCTGGAGGGGGCTCCTCGCCCTGGGTGTCCGGGGGCCTGCCGATCCTCTCCGCATTTTTGGCCTTGATCGGGGGGATTGTCGCTTTCAACTGCAGCAAGGTCGGGATCGCCTTTTTGGGCCTCGCCGCTCTGCTTTGTCTCTTTGCTCCTGTCGATGTCTGGATCTACGGGAGCGTCTATCTTATTGCCGCGATGCTCGGCTTCTTCCTTCCGCGCCGTTCCGATCTCCTGGACTACGAGGATTACGATTACGACGACCAGGATTGTGCGGACGACGACGAGGAGCTCCCGATCGATTTTCCGCCGAGACGTCATGAGCGTGCCGCCCGTATTTCGCTTTCCCATCAGGAGAGGGAAAAGCGCATTCCTCTTTCGACCTCCCCGGAGGAGCCCCCGAAGGTACGTCGCAGAACCTCCAAGACCTGTCCTACCTGCGGAGCCAGCGTTGCGATCGATCACCGCTTTTGCCCGACCTGCGGCTCTTCCCTGCATATCCCGACTGTGCCGGAGCCCGAGGAGGCCTTGAAGACCGAGGTCCCGGTCCAGCCCGACGCAAGCGAGAGGGGGGCGGAGGCTGAATCTGCGCCCTGGAGTCCTAAAGCCGCGTTCGTTTCCCCCGCTGGGGAGAGCTCTCCAAGCTCTCCGGATCTCGGCGAAGATGACGATTCGGAGCCCGAACAAGTCGGGCAGGAGGGGCTTTTCCAGGAGGAGGAGATGGAGATTCCCCTTCCCCATAAGGTATTCGTCAAGCCCTTGAGAGAGGAGACGCTCATTCCGACGCGTCCCTTGAGCATTGATCCCGATACCTCTTATCAGGAGTTTTCGCGGTATACGCGTCGGAGAAAGCGGCGCACTCGTCCTTTGGGGCGCAGGATTTTGGGCTTGCTTCTCCTGTTTGCGGTGGTCGGGGGGGGGACATGGTTCCTGTTGGGGCTGCGCAAGCTGCCCGAGGACAAGCTCCCCGTACTGCCGCCTGTTTCTCAGGTCGAGGTGCCTCCGACTCCGAGATCCATCGACGTCGTTGCCCAGCCCCTCACAAAAAACGGCACCTCGGACGTGAGCGGCGAATTGCCGTCCCTTCCTTCTTTGGGTGAGCTCCCGGATCGAGGGATCGTCACCGGTTCGAACGTCAACCTGAGGGAGGAGCATTCGACGGCCTCGAAATCCCTGACGCGTCTCGGACTGAACGCACAGGCCGAACTTCTGGAGAGCTGGACCGGCGTCTCGGGGACTCTCTCCGGTGTCTGGTACCGCGTTCGTTCCGGAGGCAAGGAGGGATGGATTTACGGACAGTATTTCCTGCCGCTAGGGAAGAATCTTCCCAAAGGGTACACGGATGCCCTGTTGCACTCCTTCGGGGGAAGCAGAAACGAGGCGGCGGCGAAGTTGGGGCGTCCGGCGCAGAACAAGGCCGCATCCTTGGAATGGCAGGGGCTGACGCTGTCCCTCAAGGACGACGCCGTCAGTCGGCTGCAGGTCTCCTCTTCCCGATACCCCCTGCGGAACGGGGTGACGGTGGGGATGACCCAGGACGTGCTTTTCAAGACGATGGGGTATCCCTCGGCGCTTGCCTCCGGTCAGTTGCGCTACCTGGAGGAGCCCAAGCGCGGTGTGGCGGTCCGCATCGGCAAGGACGGCAAGATTACGGCGATTACGGTGGGCAGTTTGTAG